From Leptospira stimsonii, the proteins below share one genomic window:
- the flgG gene encoding flagellar basal-body rod protein FlgG — MRSLWTAATGMIAQQFHIDTISNNLANVNTTGFKKNRADFEDLVYQHQVLAGTPATSVSEIPTGVNVGHGVRAAASQKLFEIGSFQATGNKLDMAITGEMGFFKIQMPDGSFAFSRDGSFKIDSNQQVVTSNGYLLEPPLILPEGAILNTLMISEQGEVTVKVGADIRPIVIGQVELYRFVNPAGLTAIGKNLFQETMASGPEIPGTPGMEGFGNVLQGFLEMSNVKIVEEMVNMIVAQRAYESNSKAIQTSDNMLSTAISLKR; from the coding sequence ATGCGCTCACTCTGGACTGCGGCTACGGGTATGATTGCCCAGCAATTCCATATCGATACGATTTCAAACAACTTGGCGAACGTAAACACGACCGGTTTTAAAAAGAATCGCGCGGACTTTGAAGACTTAGTCTATCAACATCAGGTTTTGGCCGGAACACCGGCGACCTCCGTAAGCGAGATTCCTACCGGCGTGAACGTCGGTCACGGGGTACGGGCGGCCGCGTCCCAAAAACTTTTCGAGATCGGTTCCTTTCAAGCGACCGGTAACAAACTGGATATGGCGATCACGGGAGAAATGGGATTTTTTAAAATCCAAATGCCGGACGGAAGTTTTGCGTTCTCTAGGGACGGGTCTTTTAAGATCGACTCGAACCAACAAGTGGTGACGTCTAACGGATATCTATTGGAACCGCCCCTCATCCTACCGGAAGGTGCAATCTTAAACACACTCATGATCTCCGAACAAGGAGAAGTCACCGTAAAAGTCGGCGCCGACATTCGACCCATCGTGATCGGTCAGGTCGAACTCTATCGTTTTGTAAACCCTGCCGGTCTTACTGCGATTGGAAAAAACTTATTTCAAGAAACGATGGCCTCGGGACCCGAAATTCCGGGCACTCCGGGAATGGAGGGATTTGGAAACGTCCTTCAGGGATTTCTCGAGATGAGTAACGTGAAAATCGTGGAAGAAATGGTGAACATGATCGTCGCACAGAGAGCGTACGAATCGAATTCGAAAGCGATTCAGACCTCGGATAACATGCTCTCCACCGCGATCTCACTCAAGAGATAA